One Carya illinoinensis cultivar Pawnee chromosome 5, C.illinoinensisPawnee_v1, whole genome shotgun sequence genomic window, AAGAGCTAATGGAAGTGGCAATGCTCAATCGATTAATATGGGCTAGAAGAAATGGCTTTATCCATGGAAAGGGTTTTATGCACCCTAACAAGATTATCAACAAAGCTTCTAGTGAATTAGAAGTATATAGATCTAGTCAACATTACCAAGAACCCTGCCCAAACAGCTCAAATGAGGGGTCCACAATTGCTTGACTCATGCCTCCAACAGGAACCTATAAGATGAACTGGGATGTAGCCATTAATGCTACTAAGGGACTAGTGGGAATTGGGGCCATTATGAGAGATGATGCAGGGAGGAGTATTGGTACCTTTCAAGCCAAGAGAAACCTACAACTGAATGCTTTTAGTGGAGAGACTTATGCTATGATGATGAGTGTTGATTTTGCATGGAGATAGGTATATCTAACTTTATACTCAAGGGAGATGCACTAGAAGTTATCAGGCTTCTAAATGGCAACTGACTCGACTAGAGCTAAGGTGGATTATTAGTGGAGGATGCCGAAAGAGTGCTGAACCAATTTGCTGTTTGGACTGCAGTTCATACCAAAAGAGAAGGCAACAAACAGCACATGCACTTGCAAAGAATGCCCTCACCCTTTCTGAAGATTTGTTAGAACTTGAAGTTACTCCAAGTTGTGTTCAACAGATTGTAGGAAATGATATGTTTGTAACCTCTTgttaaagaaatgaaatgaattgacttttcctcaaaaaagaaaaaaagaaaacaaggagtcgagatttttttatttttcctaatcaATATAAGGAGTCAAGATACTTCAACAACATGAGGCCTAATTTCTtatattaccaaaaaaaaaaactactaaggCAACATACGTCGTTGAAGATAAAGTTGGAAGCctcaacaaaatttttatctcaaagtGTGTGCAATCCCCGTTCTAGATTGTTTTActgatcatttaaaaaattttcattttcatttacaagatAAAAAATTACGTAATTAAAAACGAAACATgcatgaaaattaaaagaagaaaacgaTTTTGTCctgaaaattattaaaacttaaattacaaaatctttatACTAAACAAGAGTTTGTGGCCTTGTTGCTTTTCCTTTATTTGTGTTCggcttcatttcatttctaaGTGGGTACACATAAAATAATTAGTCGAGTACTCAATAAGTAAGcaatattttgtaatgtaaacgTATGCTAATATAAATTTTCATTCATACATTCTTCATTCATTTACatactttatataaaatattttctcttgCAAGATgacatttctttctcttttaaaaaaaaaaaaaaaatctctttcatGTTGTACATTTCTATTATACAATTACATAACATACAATTAGTTTTTATCATTCTTTTATCAACTGGTACATACTATTATCTTATGTGTGTTGGGATTAGTGGTCTATTCTATCTGTAACCAAGAATTGGAAATCACGTAATCTAAAGGGTAGCATTGGGATGCACTACCAATACAACCTATCCATTATGGGGTATATATCCATTATGGCAAATGCCTTTTAAGTGGCAAAAATACCAAAACACGAGGCTTgaaaaggaatccaaataagggaATAAAAGGGGCAAAACCAAAAATCCGCATGTACATGAGCGTTGGAGCCTTTTCCCACCATCACCTATTGGCAAGCTCTCCTTGATTATGTTACTCTTGAATTGAACCAAACTTGATTGTATGATTGAATGCAAATAGTTTAGACGAGGCTGCAATTGCATTGTCAAGGAAGCGATCCAACTTAGAGGAGATCAAGTTGGAGTTTGCATTCCTTCTTTCCACCAAACAAACCAAAATGAGTAGTGGGTGGAGGTTTGGTTTGAATGCATTTGCTGCTAAAatggaaggggaaaaaaaaacttttaaaagataagacaaaaagaaagaaaatgtatataacattataataacattaGATATAATCTTAGAatatacaaatttcatatatattcttTGAGTAGCACTACAGCCCCTGAAAGAATGTTCCGAGAAAATGTAAattctcttttttattcttcttttctttctttttcatatctttttttaatcatcataaacattttttaaaaactaaaaaaatcataatattattaacaaacacttcattaatcattaaataaagaaagagtACCAACttattcttttatcaaataagaaGCCTTTAGAGATTTGAGTGGGATCGAGTATTCTCTCAACTGCTTTCTTCTTTTAGAAAGCGACTGAGGAGGAGCAGTTAGTATTCTTCCTCGATTGAGGAAGGAGTGTTGATCTCTGTTTGCGAGTGTAAGCAGAGGAGTGCGATGGAAGACATGGAGGAAGTATGGAGGAGATTGAAGCTGAATGATGAGGAGGATGGACCGATTGAAATACAGCATTCTGATTCGAGTATATTGAATTTGAAGAGTGAATGAAGTCTGGTTGGGAAGGTGATTTCAATGCGTCGGATTGGGAAGGAAGTTATCAGATCTATGATGGAGAGAATCTGGAAGGTAGGAAAACTAGTGGAATTCCAGGCGATTGGAAGTAACCGCTATGTTATAACATTTGTAACTCGGAAAGACAAGGTGAGAGTTCTTGATGGTTGTCCTTGGCTGTTTGATAATCATCTATTTgttctaaaagaatttgaaggtaAAGTGCAACCTAATCTGTTTGACTTTGATCATGCTTGCCTATGGGTGCAAATGTTAAATTTACCTTTGAATTATATGACAAAAAGGATGGGAGAGGAGATAGGAAAATCGATAGGGAAGGTTGTGGAGGTGGATGTGCAGGAAGATGGCTCGGCTTGGGGGAGATACTTAAGAGTTAAGGTGGAGTGTGACCTTAAAAAATCTATAGCTCGAGGAAGGACAATTCTAGTGGATGGTAGGAGAAGCTGGGTGCCTTTTCAATATGAGAAGCTACCTAggctttgttttaattgtggAAGAATTGTACAtgaaaaggaggggtgcaaggGTAGTGATGAAAATGCTGGTCAATATGGAGTGTGGCTTAGGGCACGGCCTATAAATAGAAAAGTAACTACTAAAGGGGAagaggaaaagataaaaaagaaaaaagaaaaagagaaggataATTCAAGGCAGGAGTATGAGGAAATGGAGAAGGAAGGGGAATCTCAGCAGGGAAGGGAGGAGGATGAGTTAGTAGAACAATGGGTGATTGATGTAAATTCAATGTTGAAGGTACAGGAGGACCTATTTCAACCTATGATGAAAGTGAATGAAGAGGAAGTTAGTAGACCAGATGCTTGTGTGAATGTACAAGATGAGAAGTCTAAAgtgattgaaaataaaatgctgCAATTGACTGATGAGGATGTGGAGAGCAAGAGGTCATCAAGGTCGAAAAGAAGGGCTAGGGCTAGGCCTGAGTCAGGTAAGCAAACTAGCTCTTTTTCTCaactaaaaagaaattatgatGCTATGGAAGATGATAGTGAACAGATTGATGGTGGCAAGAGAATTAAGAAGGGTGATGAGGTAGTGTGTGATGAAAATATACTAAGGGTGGTGGCTGCTGAGCACCACCACCTGGAAGCATGAAAATCCTATGTTGGAACTGTTGAGGGCTTGgaaaccctcggacagttcaagacCTTAGTCTTATGGTTAAGGAAAAGCAGCCCATTCtggtttttgtttgtgaaacaaaAATCAGGTCCTGTAAAATTGTTGGTTTGCAAAGGAGGTTAGGGATGGAAGGAAGTTTTGCTGTTGATTCTGAGGGAAGAAGGGGTGGTATTGTTCTGTTTTGGAGAGATGAGAAAGGTGCTGAGATTGTAAACTACTCAAAGTGGCATGTTACTGTAATAGTAAAAGGAGAAAGGCAAGAAAAAGACTGGTGCTTCACAGGGTTCTATGGTCATCCTGAATCAGGGAAAATAAGGTTATCATGGGACCTATTGAGACAGTTAAAACCTACAAATGATGGTGCCTGGTGTGTGGggggagactttaatgaaatattatgGCATAATGAGAAAGTAGGGGGAAAAAGGAGAGCTGAAAGTCAGATAAACCTGTTCAGGGAAGTATTAGAGGACTGTGGTCTGGTTGATGTTGGATATAGGGGAAATGGATTTACCTGGTCTAATAAACATTCGGACCAATCCTTTACAAAAGAAAGATTGGACAGGTTTGTGGTGAATAATAAATGGAAGTCCATTTTCAAGGAAGTGGAGGTGATGGCTCAAACAGGGAGATGCTCAGATCACTTACCCATTGTAATCTCTACTATTGATGAAGGGAATGGTAGAAGGAGGGGGTTCTTTCAGTTCAGGTTTGAGGCTTGTTGGTTGCAACAAGAAGAATGTGAGCAAGTGGTTAAAGAAGGGTGGAGGAAGAGTCTCTTAGCATCAGAACCTATACAACAAGTTCAAACCAGACTGTAGTGTTGTAGTCAGGCTTTATTATCATGCTTCAAAGGAAAGGataaaagaagaggaaaggaaATTGAGCAGgtatcaaagaaaataaaggagatACAAGGGGATCTTTGTCAGAATAACATGGAGGAGTTGAAAAGATTGCAAGAGAAGGTGGGCTTGTTACTTGACCAGGAGGATGTGAAATGGAAGCAGCGTGCAAAGAGGAATTGGTACACTATGGGAGACAGAAACACCAGGTTCTTCCATGAGTGTGCTAatcagagaagaagaaggaacaaGATTGTGTCAATATTGGATGGTCAATCTATtctaagagaaaaagaagaggaaattgcaGCAGCTTTCAGAGACCATTTCTCTATGGTTTATACTAGTGCACAACCATCTACTCAAGATATTCATGAAGGTGTAAAAGCTTTGGAGCCTAGGGTGTCATCTGATATGAATAATTTTCTGGAAGGTACTTTTACAAGGAAGGAAGTTGAGGAAGCCATAAATATGATGGGGGCATTAAAAGCCCCGAGTCCTGATGGGTATGGGGcatgtttttttcaaaaattttggcaTGTGGTAATAAAGGAAGTAAGCAATGCTGTGTTGGGCTTTTTAAATGGGGGCAGATTGCAAGACTCGATAAATCAAACTTATATTGCTTTAATCCCAAAGGTTAATGAGCCAAGAAGTGTAAATGATTTCAGACCTATAAGTCTTTGCAATGTGTTTTATAAGATCATTGCAAAGACTCTCTTGCTAATAGACTGAAGAGGGTGATGGATGCCATTATTTCCAAATGTCAGAGTGCCTTTATTCCAGGGAGATTGATATCAGACAATGTTATAGCAGCCTATGAAATGTTACACTCGATGAAATGTAGACAAAATGGTAGAGTTGGAAGCATGGCAGTTAAATTAGATATTTCAAAGGCTTATGATAAGGTGGAATGAGATTATTTGGAGGCTGTTATGAAAAGACTGGGGTTTGGAGATAGATGGGTGGGTCTAATCATGAAGTGTATCTCATCAGTGTCTTATGCTACTCTTGTCAATGGTAAACCAggtgactttttttttcccactagaggtttgagacaaggagatccattgtctccttatctttttcttctatgTGCAGAGGGCCTAAGTTCTATGCTTGAAAAAGCCCAAATCAGAGGTGATTTAAGAGGTGTTTCAGTGGCTCGAGGGGGTTTCAAGCTGACACACTTATTGTTTGCTGATGATTGCttgatttttgggaaggctaaTTGGAAGGAATGGAAGACAATTAGTGGCATTCTTGATACCTATGAGAAGGCATCTGGACAAAGCTTGAACAAGCATAAAACAACTGTTTTGTTTAGTCCTACAACTGGTGCAAAAGTGAAAGGAGATATTATGAGGGATTGTGGGGCAAGAATTCAGAACAATTGTGAGAGATATCTTGGATTGCCAATAATGGTTGGTAGATCCAAATATCAAGCTTTTAATAGTGTGAAGGATCGAGTATGGAAAAAGCTAAGTAACTGGAAAAATCAATTTCTCTCCTCTTCAGGAAAAGAGGTTCTCTTAAAGGCAGTTATACAGGCTATCCCTACATATTATATGAGTGTTTTCAAACTACCAAGGAAGTTATATCATGAATTGGCAGCTCAAATggcaaaattttggtggggcttcaagcagaaggaaaacaaaattcAGTGGAGGAAGTGGTCGAAGATGGGGTTATCAAAAAATGAGGTAGGTTTGGGTTTCAGGGAGGTAGAAGCTTTTAACAAGGCACTTCTTGCAAAACAGTGCTGGAGGGTTTTGATGAACCCTCAATCATTGGCTGCAGTGTTATTGAAAGATAAGTACTTTAGAAACACTGACTTGTTACATGCTACATTGGGTTTTAAACCTTCTTTTATGTGGAGAAGTCTGTGGGATTCATTGAGTTTGTTGAAAGAAGGGTTGGTATGGAGAGTTGGGAATggtaaaagtataaaaatatggGGAGACAGGTGGGTTCCAAAGGCTGtaacttttaaaattcaatctCCTATACAAATATTGAATGCTGAGGCGAGGGTGGAGGAATTACTTTCAGGTGAGAATGGAGGATGGAATGAGGGACTTATAAAGCAAGTATTTGATAAAGAAGAGGCTGCCATTGTTTGTAATCTACCTGTCAGTTTTTCCAAACTTCCTGATAAGCAGATCTGGGCCTtctcaaaaaatgatatatacaatgttaaaagtgcttatcatgttgaagtaaataaaaaaagaagagaggaaggggAGGTTTCAGAAAGTGCAGGGGATATGTGGAGGAAATTATGGTTGTTTAATATACCAGGGGTTACAAAGATCTTTGTTTGGAAGGCTATTACAAATTGTCTTCCAACAAAGAAAAATCTGTTTAAGAGAAAGGTTGTAAAAGATGCTTTATGCCCAATATGCAGAAAAGAGGATGAATCAATCTGTCATGCTTTGTGGAGTTGCAGTGGATCAAGGGATGTTTGGGCGTGTGAGTGGAGTCCAGTGCAGAAATGGTCAGCCAATGAAAGAGATTTTTTTGAACTCTGGTCTGAATGGTCTTTGAGGTTGACTCAGGATCAAATGGAACTAATAGCTGTGGTGTTGAGAAGGATATGGTTCAGAAGGAATGGTTGGGtctttgaaaatagattgagGGGCCTAATGATGTATTTAGTCAAGCTGCAAATTGCTTGAGTGAATACCAACAGGCACA contains:
- the LOC122310225 gene encoding uncharacterized protein LOC122310225; this encodes MRRIGKEVIRSMMERIWKVGKLVEFQAIGSNRYVITFVTRKDKVRVLDGCPWLFDNHLFVLKEFEGKVQPNLFDFDHACLWVQMLNLPLNYMTKRMGEEIGKSIGKVVEVDVQEDGSAWGRYLRVKVECDLKKSIARGRTILVDGRRSWVPFQYEKLPRLCFNCGRIVHEKEGCKGSDENAGQYGVWLRARPINRKVTTKGEEEKIKKKKEKEKDNSRQEYEEMEKEGESQQGREEDELVEQWVIDVNSMLKVQEDLFQPMMKVNEEEVSRPDACVNVQDEKSKVIENKMLQLTDEDVESKRSSRSKRRARARPESGKQTSSFSQLKRNYDAMEDDSEQIDGGKRIKKGDEVVCDENILRVVAAEHHHLEA